A region of the Chaetodon trifascialis isolate fChaTrf1 chromosome 7, fChaTrf1.hap1, whole genome shotgun sequence genome:
AGGCAGGAGAACCACAAAATGAGGATCAAAATGCATGTGGAGCAATGGATCAGTATGGGAAGTGGTTTGAAAGTGATTGTGCAACTAAAAGAAGCTTTGTTTGTCGTGGTAAGTAAAATGGCAGTATTGCAGTCAAAGTGATTTCAGATGGCACACGTCATGTTGAACATCACTCTGTTCTTTGCGTTTCAAATGTGAAACCCTTGGACTTGCAGGCCACAGTGATACCAGTGGTTACATGTTTGTTGCTGCGGCTAAATCATGGAAGAAAGCTCAGAGTCACTGCAGAAGCTCATCATCTGAGCTCGTCAGCATACACTCAGCAGAGGAGAATGAGGCAGTGcgtaatgtgtttgtgtcacaaaATGCGTGGATCGGCCTCTTCAAAGATCACTGGAAGTGGTCTGATGGGAGCAACTCATCATTCCGTCACTGGAAACCCAATCAGCCTAACAACCTTGAAGATCAGGAATGTGTTCTTGCCGTATTCATAGACCAAGGGAAGTGGAATGACGTGAAATGCAGTCTCAAACGCCACTTTTTTTGTCATGGGGGTAAGTTGCTGTATTACATACTTTCTTGGTCATCAAAGAGATCTTGTAGAATTTGTAATATTTAAGTTTTTTAGCCTCACACAATACACGCAGTGTCTATTAATTAATTTCTTACTCCTACAGCAAGAAAATCAATCCCGGCAACCACCAGTCAATCAGGTACACAGGATAACTTTCCAACAGATCAGTTGCCAACAAATCTGCCAACTCCTCCAAACACTCCATCATATTCAAATGTTTCTAATGTTCCCACCAATAGCGACAACTGCCAGTGAagtgacaacaacaaacagtccTGGTCTTGTCTCAAGCACTGCAAGCACTGCGCCCAACAATGCAACTCCAGTAATGTCAACTGACATGACAGCAACGCAGCTACCTCCCACAACTACTGTGCAATTAACTACAGACAGTGTCTCTGCATTAACAACACCGACGGGGACTTCCGCCCAGAGCACCACATGGGCCTTAACTCTCAAGCCCACTGAGAACAGTCCAAGTTTGCTTCCAGGTATGTTTAAAATGATCAATGGCCTT
Encoded here:
- the LOC139333349 gene encoding C-type mannose receptor 2-like isoform X1, whose protein sequence is MMKATHTFFLLFISGFSSFVLGSSEFHLITLSKTYNEAKNYCREMYTDLATVHNSTDMNMIILLSNTTVRAWIGLETGSVWKWHWSPPGEKLDFSNWKAGEPQNEDQNACGAMDQYGKWFESDCATKRSFVCRGHSDTSGYMFVAAAKSWKKAQSHCRSSSSELVSIHSAEENEAVRNVFVSQNAWIGLFKDHWKWSDGSNSSFRHWKPNQPNNLEDQECVLAVFIDQGKWNDVKCSLKRHFFCHGARKSIPATTSQSATTASEVTTTNSPGLVSSTASTAPNNATPVMSTDMTATQLPPTTTVQLTTDSVSALTTPTGTSAQSTTWALTLKPTENSPSLLPGMFKMINGLCGAYICFRNFISLFVSLLSS
- the LOC139333349 gene encoding C-type mannose receptor 2-like isoform X2 produces the protein MMKATHTFFLLFISGFSSFVLGSSEFHLITLSKTYNEAKNYCREMYTDLATVHNSTDMNMIILLSNTTVRAWIGLETGSVWKWHWSPPGEKLDFSNWKAGEPQNEDQNACGAMDQYGKWFESDCATKRSFVCRGHSDTSGYMFVAAAKSWKKAQSHCRSSSSELVSIHSAEENEAVRNVFVSQNAWIGLFKDHWKWSDGSNSSFRHWKPNQPNNLEDQECVLAVFIDQGKWNDVKCSLKRHFFCHGARKSIPATTSQSGTQDNFPTDQLPTNLPTPPNTPSYSNVSNVPTNSDNCQ